Proteins encoded in a region of the Coleofasciculus sp. FACHB-T130 genome:
- a CDS encoding P-loop NTPase fold protein: MAVDLRKFFQATDPGKTLFVANPEDKKLYIDFSSVRGGKIIEELKDNITFFSPDDPTCVLFTGHIGCGKSTELLRLKLELELDGFHVVYFESSEDLEMADVDIGDVMLAIARRVSQSLDKITLEEPRKLKELLQGAVNVLNSEVTGVKLKLPEISGVPKIGDIGITSEKEKLSIAFGIGEITTKVKSDSKLREKLNQYLGPQKTQLLEAINKELLEPAIAKLKQLGKKGLVVIVDNLDRIDNRQKGWGRPQHEYLFVDQGECLTKLHCHLVYTMPLALKFSNDYGNLTQRFSEDPKVLPMVPVQLQDGSQCEAGMALLRQMVLARAFPDLDEDNRLDNITEIFDSPETLDRLCSVSGGHVRDLLRLLNTWIRKGRQLPLSRETLEEVIRSRRNEMTMPISDNEWELLRQVRQRKKVSDDDGYQKLIRSRLVFEYRDNGESWFDINPILAEARELQP, encoded by the coding sequence ATGGCGGTAGATTTACGAAAATTTTTTCAGGCGACCGACCCCGGTAAGACGCTGTTTGTAGCAAACCCGGAAGACAAGAAGTTATACATTGACTTTTCTTCTGTCCGAGGCGGCAAGATTATCGAGGAACTGAAGGATAACATCACATTTTTCTCGCCCGATGATCCAACGTGTGTTTTGTTTACTGGGCATATTGGTTGTGGCAAATCCACAGAGTTATTGAGGCTCAAGCTCGAATTGGAACTCGATGGGTTCCATGTGGTTTATTTTGAGTCCAGTGAAGACCTGGAAATGGCGGATGTTGATATTGGCGATGTAATGCTTGCGATCGCACGTCGTGTCAGCCAAAGTTTGGACAAAATAACCCTTGAGGAACCCAGAAAGCTAAAGGAGTTGCTGCAAGGCGCAGTCAATGTTTTAAACTCCGAGGTAACGGGGGTGAAACTTAAGCTTCCCGAAATTTCTGGAGTTCCTAAAATTGGTGATATTGGTATCACTTCGGAAAAGGAAAAGCTTTCTATTGCTTTTGGCATTGGCGAAATCACTACTAAGGTGAAAAGTGACTCCAAACTGCGGGAGAAACTCAACCAATATCTGGGACCACAGAAAACTCAGCTTTTGGAAGCGATTAATAAAGAACTGCTAGAACCTGCGATCGCCAAACTGAAACAGCTAGGCAAAAAAGGACTGGTGGTGATTGTGGATAATCTCGATCGCATTGATAATCGCCAAAAGGGTTGGGGGCGTCCGCAACACGAATACCTGTTTGTCGATCAGGGTGAGTGTTTAACTAAGCTGCATTGTCATCTGGTTTATACAATGCCACTGGCGCTGAAGTTCTCCAATGACTATGGGAACCTCACTCAGCGATTCTCAGAAGACCCCAAGGTGTTGCCGATGGTTCCCGTGCAGCTTCAGGATGGTAGCCAGTGTGAGGCGGGGATGGCACTGCTGCGACAGATGGTGCTGGCAAGAGCCTTTCCTGACTTGGACGAAGACAACCGCCTAGACAATATTACTGAGATTTTTGATAGTCCTGAAACCTTAGACCGCCTGTGTTCTGTCAGTGGAGGGCACGTCCGAGATTTGCTGAGGTTGCTCAATACTTGGATTAGAAAGGGAAGACAATTGCCTCTGTCTCGTGAGACTCTCGAAGAGGTCATTCGTTCTCGCCGTAATGAGATGACGATGCCGATCTCTGATAATGAGTGGGAATTGCTGCGGCAGGTTCGGCAACGGAAAAAGGTCAGCGATGACGACGGATACCAGAAGCTCATCCGTAGTCGGTTAGTGTTTGAGTATCGCGACAACGGCGAGTCTTGGTTTGATATCAATCCGATTTTGGCAGAGGCGAGAGAGTTGCAGCCATGA
- a CDS encoding MerR family transcriptional regulator, producing the protein MEGVFTRQQALDLTELSSGQLSRLDKSGIVKPTKLGGNGHRPTVLYSLNQILELRTIATLRKKLSMQEIKKVVEYLRKKNFEPTLLGKYLIFCNNKLYWFTADELGEKVIELSGKNKGQLVLKAVDPIGKAILEVQNEAELRQSLESRESSKKTPVASV; encoded by the coding sequence ATGGAAGGAGTATTTACAAGACAACAAGCTTTAGACTTGACGGAACTCAGTTCAGGGCAGCTAAGCCGTCTGGACAAATCTGGTATTGTCAAACCCACCAAGCTTGGTGGTAACGGTCATCGTCCAACCGTACTCTACAGCTTGAATCAAATTTTGGAACTCAGAACTATTGCCACTCTGAGAAAGAAGCTCTCCATGCAGGAGATTAAGAAAGTTGTTGAGTATCTCCGAAAGAAAAACTTTGAGCCAACCCTGCTGGGTAAATACTTAATTTTTTGTAACAACAAGCTTTACTGGTTTACCGCAGACGAATTGGGTGAAAAAGTTATTGAATTGAGTGGCAAGAACAAAGGACAACTTGTTTTAAAGGCGGTTGATCCGATCGGTAAGGCAATCCTTGAGGTGCAGAATGAGGCTGAGTTACGCCAATCACTAGAGTCTAGGGAATCCTCTAAAAAGACGCCTGTTGCGTCTGTGTAG
- a CDS encoding restriction endonuclease subunit S, with the protein MDVYELGDLITFGPSNGLYKSEEFIGSGTLLLDIKSLYRGFTADFSEARRVQITEKEQKKYEVLRGDILINRVSKKPGGVGKAVLVSEVEEPTVYESNMMRFRVDTTKVIPRFLVQYLASDMSRQELLSKANISNQASINQETVKSLKVILPSLVEQKRIAAIAQKADRLRRTRRYALQLGDTYLQSVFLEMFGAQQPSFERMTLSEVCLKIFDCKHYTPPYVPEGIPLIKTNDVVPGFFQFGNTVYVSPEEYEKLTDVNKPEQGDIVFAREGSFGVASYIADNRKYAIGQRMMLLRADKRQVNPIYLTHFLNSPPTQENLLKVSMGTTVQRVNVGDVKDLPVSVPPLPLQEKFAQIVQQFERLRAQQREGDRQAEHLFQTLLHRAFRGELTPQESNDEPASVLLEEIGAEQAKAEAEAKAATQMMGDTAEYLGTKAKQQDTEPIQLTLPGLE; encoded by the coding sequence ATGGATGTATATGAACTCGGAGATTTGATTACATTTGGACCTTCTAACGGTCTTTATAAATCTGAAGAATTTATTGGCTCAGGTACTTTGTTACTTGATATCAAAAGCCTTTATCGAGGATTCACTGCTGACTTTAGTGAAGCTAGACGAGTTCAGATTACGGAAAAAGAGCAAAAAAAGTATGAAGTCCTGCGAGGAGATATTTTAATTAATCGCGTCTCCAAGAAACCTGGAGGAGTCGGAAAGGCAGTATTAGTTAGTGAGGTTGAAGAACCTACGGTTTATGAGTCTAATATGATGCGTTTTCGCGTTGATACAACTAAAGTGATACCTCGGTTTCTGGTTCAATACCTTGCTAGTGACATGAGCAGGCAAGAGTTACTTTCAAAAGCAAATATTTCAAACCAAGCTAGTATCAATCAAGAGACTGTTAAATCGCTAAAAGTTATTCTGCCGTCGCTAGTAGAACAAAAGCGGATTGCTGCGATCGCACAAAAAGCCGACAGACTCCGACGCACCCGACGCTACGCCCTACAACTGGGCGACACCTACCTGCAATCCGTCTTCTTGGAGATGTTCGGCGCTCAACAGCCGTCCTTTGAAAGGATGACCTTGAGTGAAGTCTGTTTAAAAATATTTGACTGTAAACATTACACTCCTCCTTATGTTCCTGAAGGAATTCCATTAATCAAAACGAATGATGTAGTTCCAGGGTTTTTTCAGTTTGGTAATACAGTTTATGTTTCACCAGAAGAGTATGAAAAACTCACTGATGTAAATAAACCAGAACAAGGAGATATTGTTTTTGCAAGAGAAGGCTCATTTGGTGTTGCATCTTATATTGCAGATAATCGCAAGTATGCAATAGGTCAGAGAATGATGCTGTTAAGAGCTGATAAACGCCAAGTTAATCCAATTTATTTAACGCATTTTCTTAACTCTCCACCTACTCAAGAAAACTTGTTAAAGGTTTCTATGGGGACTACAGTTCAACGGGTAAATGTAGGAGATGTGAAAGATTTACCTGTGTCAGTTCCGCCCCTCCCTCTTCAAGAAAAATTTGCCCAAATCGTCCAGCAATTTGAACGCCTCCGCGCCCAACAACGGGAAGGCGATCGCCAAGCAGAGCATTTATTTCAAACCCTGCTGCATCGTGCCTTTCGGGGTGAACTGACTCCTCAAGAGTCCAATGATGAGCCTGCATCCGTCTTATTAGAAGAGATTGGCGCAGAACAGGCAAAAGCCGAAGCGGAAGCCAAAGCCGCTACTCAGATGATGGGTGATACTGCTGAATATCTTGGCACGAAAGCAAAACAGCAAGACACAGAACCCATCCAGCTAACTTTGCCAGGGTTGGAATAG
- a CDS encoding class I SAM-dependent DNA methyltransferase yields the protein MLTDPELRSQVDQIWDRLWSSGLSNPMDSIEQFSYLLFLKRLDDAENQREKQAKRRNKPFEPQIKPELRWSHWINFKADEALKHVREEVFPWLRTAGTQGSSFERYMQNAEFKISKPGTLIEVCNLIDALKISGQNQDVQGDLYEYLLSKLNTAGRNGQFRTPRHIIRMMVQMVDPKPKERIGDLAAGTCGFLVNAYEYILEQHSEPDEQGKPQLIGDLLSDEEREFLQTEAFTAYDNDSGMTMLRIGSMNLMLHGIKHPRFFYMDTLSKSFKDEKSLDVVLMNPPFKGKMDESDINPTLPTKCKKTELLFLHLIERVLDMGGRCAVIVPDGVLFGSSKQHQEIRKKIIETHRLDGVVSMPSGVFKPYAGVSTAVLLFTRGGTTDKIWFYDMEHDGFSLDDKRQPVAENDIPDILTCWKNRFNPDFTTQRAERLSELKSEIAPMKAERLILLKEINRLTFENAIAPADDEPTRLALEGDRQRLAQLHEQMAPLQAEINQLNRQFWVTKAQVKGNKYDLSASRYRQIEQDEPYYESPSVTLERFLKLEHVMEEEMQELMRYIEA from the coding sequence ATGCTCACTGACCCTGAACTGCGATCGCAAGTTGACCAAATTTGGGATAGATTATGGTCGTCGGGACTCTCCAACCCGATGGATTCCATTGAACAATTCTCCTACCTGCTGTTCCTCAAACGCCTGGATGATGCAGAGAACCAGCGGGAGAAACAGGCAAAACGCCGCAATAAACCCTTTGAACCGCAAATTAAGCCAGAATTACGCTGGTCACACTGGATTAACTTTAAAGCAGACGAGGCGCTGAAGCACGTTCGAGAGGAAGTCTTTCCCTGGTTGCGGACGGCGGGAACTCAAGGGAGTTCTTTTGAGCGGTATATGCAGAATGCTGAGTTTAAAATCAGCAAACCGGGGACGTTGATAGAAGTCTGTAACCTGATTGATGCGCTGAAAATCTCGGGACAGAATCAGGATGTTCAGGGGGACTTGTACGAGTACCTGCTGAGTAAACTCAACACCGCAGGACGTAACGGACAGTTTCGGACGCCTCGCCATATTATCCGCATGATGGTGCAGATGGTTGACCCCAAACCGAAGGAACGAATTGGGGACTTGGCGGCGGGGACTTGTGGGTTTTTGGTCAATGCCTATGAGTACATCCTAGAACAGCACAGCGAACCGGATGAGCAGGGGAAACCGCAGTTAATTGGGGATTTACTCAGTGACGAAGAACGGGAGTTTTTACAAACTGAGGCGTTTACTGCCTATGACAATGATTCTGGCATGACGATGCTGCGGATTGGTTCGATGAACCTGATGCTGCACGGAATTAAGCACCCCCGCTTTTTCTACATGGATACCCTGTCTAAGTCGTTCAAGGATGAGAAAAGCTTGGATGTGGTGCTGATGAATCCTCCGTTTAAGGGGAAGATGGATGAATCGGATATTAACCCCACCCTGCCAACGAAGTGTAAGAAGACGGAACTGCTATTTTTGCACCTGATTGAGCGCGTGTTGGATATGGGGGGACGCTGTGCGGTAATTGTGCCGGATGGGGTGCTGTTTGGTTCAAGCAAGCAACATCAGGAGATTCGCAAGAAGATTATTGAAACTCATCGCCTGGATGGGGTGGTGTCGATGCCGTCTGGGGTGTTTAAACCGTATGCGGGTGTTTCGACGGCGGTGCTGCTGTTTACTCGTGGCGGTACGACGGACAAGATTTGGTTCTATGACATGGAACACGATGGGTTTTCGCTGGATGATAAGCGGCAACCTGTAGCAGAGAATGATATCCCAGATATTCTCACCTGTTGGAAGAATCGGTTTAATCCTGATTTCACGACTCAAAGAGCGGAACGCCTGAGTGAGTTAAAATCTGAGATTGCACCGATGAAAGCTGAACGGTTGATACTGCTCAAGGAAATCAATCGCCTGACGTTTGAGAATGCGATCGCACCCGCTGATGATGAGCCAACCCGCCTCGCTTTGGAAGGCGATAGGCAACGGCTGGCACAACTGCACGAGCAAATGGCACCCCTGCAAGCGGAAATCAATCAGTTGAATCGCCAGTTTTGGGTGACGAAGGCGCAGGTGAAGGGGAATAAATACGACCTTTCAGCGAGTCGTTACCGTCAGATTGAGCAGGATGAGCCTTATTATGAGTCGCCCTCAGTGACGCTGGAGAGGTTCCTAAAGTTAGAGCATGTTATGGAAGAGGAAATGCAGGAGTTAATGCGCTACATAGAAGCATAG
- a CDS encoding DEAD/DEAH box helicase family protein, translating into MSRNEANTRKDLIDGALATVGWSLKDPNLVRIEIPVDGYDAAPWNGVTDYCLYLPNGEVIAVVEAKRQSRDPRVAEQQVRHYVTEIEKHQSFRPFAFMSNGDRTFFWDVGNENKRQVAGFFSLRDLQNLLYIRQNKIPLQQLSVNLAIANRTYQQEAIGRVSERFDEGHRRALLVMATGTGKTRTIMALIELFLRANQARTVLFVADRDTLVRQALDDNFKVYLPNEPRDRIRTYNVDYSKRLYVGTLQTLVKCHKKFSPGFFDVVIFDESHRSIYNQFREVVEYFDARIIGLTATPADFIERNTFQVFRCSDGLPTFNYPYRDAVNEGYLVDYSLYQAQSHFQREGIRGANLSEEDRNTLIEQGLDPDEIDYEGTELERTVSNKDTLRKQWEEIMEVCHKDESGQYPGKTIVFAVSQKHALRLASVFEEMYPQYPDMVQVITSEMERTDDLIDRFKKEEMPRIAISVDLLDTGVDVPEVVNLVFMKPVHSLIKMQQMIGRGTRSHEACRYLHRLPNGRKDEFLIIDFWENDFDKDPSEETVTQNLPVTVKIFNTRLKLLEFYLDNQESADCKQAIADLRQHIGQIPRDAFSVQQVYSQVEEAWTDGFWRYLTQRKINFLRTQVAPLLRFVAGVDVAEATFTNKVERLKVEIVTGEAKPGTLESIVEDVSRLPDFVYEDLERRDSINLCLSSKLRTATPEELNRAIASLADQMKNRRERPSSFIEIDLADRIAVSGYITLGDGGEQVYIEEYRQRVEGKVLEIVETHPTIAAIRNGEAVTDLQLVALERTLRQELGGGNVQLSESNIRKAFNLKVNSLLAFLRELMEIEALPDYQEVVRRNFEEFIAQRQFNANQIRFLRAVQNVFLKNRRLEVADLYEEPLDRFGEDAVERWFSEEEVDELIEFTEKLAA; encoded by the coding sequence ATGTCTCGCAACGAAGCGAATACTCGAAAAGATTTAATTGACGGGGCGTTAGCAACAGTAGGATGGAGCCTGAAAGATCCAAACCTGGTGAGGATTGAAATCCCAGTAGATGGGTATGATGCAGCACCTTGGAATGGAGTCACGGACTACTGCCTCTATTTGCCGAATGGGGAAGTAATTGCTGTTGTAGAGGCGAAACGACAAAGCCGCGATCCACGGGTGGCAGAACAGCAGGTTAGGCATTATGTAACAGAGATTGAGAAGCACCAGAGTTTTCGTCCCTTTGCTTTTATGAGTAATGGGGATAGGACGTTCTTCTGGGATGTGGGGAACGAAAACAAGCGGCAGGTAGCGGGGTTTTTCTCCCTAAGAGACTTACAGAATTTGCTCTACATCCGCCAGAACAAAATTCCCCTGCAACAGTTGAGCGTTAATTTAGCGATCGCAAACCGTACCTATCAACAAGAGGCAATTGGGCGGGTTAGCGAACGGTTTGATGAGGGACATCGACGGGCGCTGCTGGTCATGGCGACGGGGACGGGGAAAACGCGCACCATCATGGCGTTGATTGAGTTGTTCCTGAGAGCGAATCAAGCGCGGACGGTGCTGTTTGTCGCAGATCGAGATACGTTGGTGAGGCAAGCGCTAGATGATAATTTTAAGGTTTATTTGCCGAACGAGCCACGCGATCGCATCCGTACCTACAACGTTGATTACAGCAAGCGGTTGTATGTCGGGACACTGCAAACCCTGGTTAAATGCCACAAAAAGTTTAGCCCTGGCTTCTTTGATGTGGTGATTTTTGATGAGAGTCACCGTTCGATTTACAACCAGTTCCGGGAAGTGGTGGAATATTTTGATGCGCGGATTATTGGACTGACGGCAACGCCAGCCGATTTTATTGAGCGCAATACGTTCCAGGTTTTTCGCTGTTCTGATGGTCTTCCGACGTTTAATTATCCCTATCGAGATGCGGTTAATGAGGGCTATCTGGTTGATTACAGCCTTTATCAAGCTCAGAGTCATTTTCAACGGGAGGGGATTCGGGGGGCAAACCTTTCGGAAGAAGACCGCAATACCTTGATTGAGCAAGGGTTAGACCCGGATGAGATTGATTACGAGGGGACGGAATTAGAGCGCACTGTCAGCAACAAAGATACGTTGCGGAAACAGTGGGAAGAAATTATGGAGGTTTGCCACAAAGATGAATCGGGGCAGTATCCCGGCAAGACGATTGTATTTGCGGTGAGTCAAAAGCACGCCCTGCGGTTGGCAAGTGTGTTTGAGGAGATGTATCCCCAGTATCCCGATATGGTGCAGGTGATTACCTCCGAGATGGAACGCACGGATGATTTGATTGACCGCTTTAAGAAGGAAGAGATGCCTCGCATTGCCATTTCTGTGGATTTGCTGGATACGGGCGTGGATGTGCCGGAGGTGGTGAATCTGGTGTTTATGAAGCCCGTTCACTCTCTAATCAAAATGCAGCAGATGATAGGGCGGGGAACGCGCAGCCATGAAGCTTGTCGGTATTTGCATCGGCTTCCCAATGGGCGCAAGGATGAGTTTCTGATTATCGACTTCTGGGAGAATGACTTTGACAAAGACCCCAGTGAGGAGACGGTTACTCAAAATCTGCCCGTTACGGTGAAAATTTTTAACACCCGGTTGAAGCTGCTGGAGTTTTACTTAGATAATCAAGAGTCGGCAGACTGCAAACAGGCGATCGCAGATTTACGGCAGCACATTGGGCAAATTCCTCGCGATGCGTTTAGCGTCCAGCAGGTTTATTCTCAGGTTGAGGAGGCTTGGACGGATGGGTTTTGGCGGTATTTGACTCAGAGGAAGATTAATTTTCTCCGCACTCAGGTTGCTCCTTTGCTGCGGTTTGTGGCGGGGGTGGATGTGGCTGAGGCGACGTTTACGAATAAGGTGGAACGGTTGAAGGTTGAAATCGTTACGGGTGAAGCAAAACCGGGAACGCTGGAATCTATCGTAGAGGATGTGAGCCGGTTGCCGGATTTTGTTTATGAAGACTTGGAGCGTCGGGACTCGATAAATCTTTGCCTTTCATCTAAGCTGAGGACTGCGACACCAGAGGAGTTGAATCGTGCGATCGCTTCCTTGGCAGATCAGATGAAGAATCGACGGGAACGACCGAGTTCGTTTATTGAAATTGACCTGGCAGATCGCATTGCCGTTAGTGGTTATATTACCTTGGGCGATGGGGGAGAGCAGGTTTATATTGAGGAATACCGCCAGCGGGTTGAGGGGAAGGTGTTGGAGATTGTGGAGACTCACCCGACGATCGCAGCAATTCGCAATGGGGAAGCGGTGACAGACTTGCAACTGGTGGCGTTGGAGAGGACGCTGCGGCAAGAGTTGGGTGGGGGAAACGTGCAGTTATCGGAATCGAATATTCGCAAGGCGTTTAATTTGAAGGTGAATAGTTTGCTGGCGTTTTTGCGGGAGTTGATGGAGATTGAGGCGCTGCCGGATTATCAGGAGGTGGTGAGGCGGAATTTTGAGGAGTTTATTGCCCAACGGCAGTTTAATGCAAATCAGATTCGGTTTTTAAGGGCGGTGCAGAATGTGTTTTTGAAGAATCGGCGGTTGGAGGTGGCGGATTTATATGAGGAACCATTGGATAGATTTGGGGAGGATGCTGTTGAGCGGTGGTTTAGTGAAGAAGAGGTGGATGAGTTGATTGAGTTTACCGAGAAGTTAGCAGCATAA
- a CDS encoding ATP-binding protein: MNNPPRSPTPLYTPSYAAEFQQTISEKSANFVGRHFVFTAIEEFLHKCDRGYFTIVGAPGSGKSAILAKYVTENPGVAYYKAQIAGKNRADRFLASICQQLMATLGEDTALPDNATEGSWFLSLLLQKISDSLPPNQKLITVIDGLDAIDPSSQPPGSNLFYLPRYLPEKIYFLLARRPFIREKSGLLIETPSQILTLEKYPDRNREDVQAYIRQCLTPLGKEGTRMKEGIAMEESSERNSPSFLRDLKSWLITHNISEQEFCDRLAPESENNFAYLSQIIKAIATGFYSQPFQFDPFHPGLTEYYQSHWQNAIAKRQVNLAGESIEPLPSVDVAVLNILVQAAQPISAEAIARIIDEDEYEVEEVLENWIEFLQQQQIGGATCYCLYHSSFRNWLGKQLNLS, translated from the coding sequence ATGAACAACCCACCTCGATCGCCAACCCCGCTCTATACCCCCTCCTACGCTGCCGAATTCCAGCAAACAATTAGCGAAAAAAGCGCTAATTTCGTTGGTCGTCATTTTGTCTTTACCGCCATTGAGGAATTTTTACACAAGTGCGATCGCGGTTACTTCACGATTGTCGGCGCACCCGGTAGCGGCAAAAGTGCCATCCTCGCCAAGTACGTCACTGAAAATCCCGGCGTTGCTTATTACAAGGCCCAAATTGCTGGTAAAAATCGCGCCGATCGATTCCTCGCTTCCATCTGCCAGCAATTAATGGCAACGCTTGGTGAAGATACCGCGCTACCAGATAATGCCACGGAGGGGAGTTGGTTTCTATCTCTGTTACTCCAGAAAATTAGCGATTCTCTCCCACCCAATCAAAAGCTAATTACAGTCATTGATGGTTTAGATGCGATCGACCCTAGCAGTCAACCCCCTGGTTCAAATCTGTTCTACCTTCCCCGATATCTCCCTGAGAAAATCTATTTTCTCCTAGCTCGGAGACCCTTTATCCGGGAAAAATCTGGTTTATTAATCGAAACACCGTCTCAGATTCTCACCCTCGAAAAATACCCCGATCGCAACCGGGAAGACGTGCAGGCGTATATCCGACAATGCTTAACCCCCCTTGGTAAGGAGGGAACAAGAATGAAGGAGGGAATTGCAATGGAGGAATCAAGCGAGCGCAATTCTCCCTCCTTTTTAAGGGATCTAAAATCTTGGCTAATCACCCACAATATAAGCGAACAAGAATTCTGCGATCGCCTCGCGCCAGAGAGCGAAAATAATTTCGCGTACCTGAGCCAAATTATCAAAGCGATCGCCACGGGATTTTACTCTCAACCCTTCCAATTCGATCCATTTCATCCCGGTTTGACAGAATACTATCAAAGCCACTGGCAAAACGCGATCGCCAAGCGACAAGTTAACTTAGCGGGTGAAAGCATCGAGCCATTACCATCAGTGGATGTAGCGGTACTGAACATCTTAGTACAGGCAGCACAACCGATATCCGCAGAAGCGATCGCCCGAATCATTGATGAGGATGAATACGAAGTAGAGGAAGTGCTAGAAAATTGGATTGAATTCTTACAGCAACAGCAAATCGGTGGAGCAACCTGTTACTGTCTCTATCATTCCAGCTTCCGTAACTGGCTGGGCAAGCAACTCAATCTCAGTTAG
- a CDS encoding WD40 repeat domain-containing protein: MGEFADKLAAKSPAFQRAYLGGLPQNLVKSGKLDKYYQILADFDFLAEKINHPEFGVQTLIEDYYLISTPEASTNPEYDPEKTKALKWIQGVLRLSGHILAEDKSQLAGQLLGRLLPSPAVAFQEDRHEYKYFWQYIPLIGHFLSKYSQKPKLQNISQLPLIEDIRQSPLIQKLVEQAKQCKSKPWLRPLIGSLTNPNEVLLRTLSGHRDWINAVAVTPDGKQAISGSRDTTLKVWNLETGELRFTLTGHRHSVNAVTVTPDGKQAISGSRDTTLKVWNLETGEFRFTLTGHWHPVTAVAVTSDGKQAISGSRDTTLKVWNLETGELRFTLSGHHYSVNAVAVTPDGKQAISGSRDTTLKVWNLETGELRFTLTGHWHPVTAVAVTSDGKQAISGSGDNTLKVWNLETGELRFTLSGHHYSVTAVTVTPDGKQAISGSRDNTLKVWNLETGELCFTLSGHRHSVNAVAVTPDGKQAISGSGGHTLKVWNLETGELRFTLSGHRHSVTAVAVTPDGKQAISGSRDNTLKVWNLETGEVIATFTGENPLLCCGVAPDGLTIVAGEHSGRVHFLRLEGIASP, encoded by the coding sequence ATGGGAGAATTTGCTGACAAATTAGCGGCAAAAAGTCCCGCCTTTCAACGTGCTTATCTGGGTGGCTTACCGCAAAATCTGGTGAAGTCAGGGAAGTTAGATAAGTATTACCAAATCCTAGCTGATTTTGATTTCTTGGCAGAAAAGATTAATCATCCTGAGTTTGGGGTGCAGACGCTGATTGAGGATTATTATTTGATTTCTACTCCAGAAGCATCAACTAACCCAGAGTACGATCCGGAGAAGACTAAGGCGCTGAAATGGATTCAAGGGGTGCTGCGGCTATCGGGACATATTTTGGCTGAGGATAAGTCGCAACTAGCGGGGCAATTGTTGGGACGGCTGTTACCATCCCCTGCTGTGGCATTTCAGGAAGATCGACACGAATATAAATATTTTTGGCAATACATTCCCTTGATTGGACATTTTTTATCGAAATACTCTCAGAAACCTAAACTACAAAATATTAGCCAGCTTCCTCTCATTGAGGATATTAGGCAGTCTCCTCTCATTCAGAAGTTAGTAGAACAGGCGAAGCAGTGCAAATCTAAACCTTGGTTGCGTCCCTTGATAGGTAGCTTAACGAATCCTAACGAGGTGTTACTACGCACCCTGAGCGGTCATCGCGACTGGATAAATGCGGTAGCCGTCACCCCAGATGGCAAGCAGGCGATTTCTGGTTCAAGGGACACTACTCTTAAAGTCTGGAATCTGGAAACTGGAGAGTTACGCTTCACCCTGACCGGTCATCGCCACTCGGTAAATGCGGTGACCGTCACCCCAGATGGCAAGCAGGCGATTTCTGGTTCAAGGGACACTACTCTTAAAGTCTGGAATCTGGAAACCGGAGAGTTCCGCTTCACCCTGACCGGTCATTGGCACCCGGTAACTGCGGTAGCCGTCACCTCAGATGGCAAGCAGGCGATTTCTGGTTCAAGGGACACTACTCTCAAAGTTTGGAATCTGGAAACTGGAGAGTTACGCTTCACCCTGAGCGGTCATCACTACTCGGTAAATGCGGTAGCCGTCACCCCAGATGGCAAGCAGGCGATTTCTGGTTCAAGGGACACTACTCTTAAAGTTTGGAATCTGGAAACTGGAGAGTTACGCTTCACCCTGACCGGTCATTGGCACCCGGTAACTGCGGTAGCCGTCACCTCAGATGGCAAGCAGGCGATTTCTGGTTCGGGGGACAATACTCTCAAAGTCTGGAATCTGGAAACTGGAGAGTTACGCTTCACCCTGAGCGGTCATCACTACTCGGTAACTGCGGTGACCGTCACCCCAGATGGCAAGCAGGCGATTTCTGGTTCAAGGGACAATACTCTCAAAGTCTGGAATTTGGAAACCGGAGAGTTATGCTTCACTCTGAGCGGTCATCGCCACTCAGTAAATGCGGTAGCCGTCACCCCAGATGGCAAGCAGGCGATTTCTGGTTCAGGGGGCCATACTCTCAAAGTTTGGAATTTGGAAACCGGAGAGTTACGCTTCACCCTGAGCGGTCATCGCCACTCGGTAACTGCGGTAGCCGTCACCCCAGATGGCAAGCAGGCGATTTCTGGTTCAAGGGACAATACTCTCAAAGTCTGGAATCTGGAAACCGGAGAGGTAATTGCTACTTTCACTGGGGAGAATCCATTACTCTGTTGTGGTGTTGCACCAGATGGATTGACAATTGTGGCGGGTGAACATTCAGGACGAGTGCATTTCCTCCGGTTGGAAGGGATAGCATCACCATGA